The genomic region AAGGCACAAGAAGCCCTCGTGTATCGTCTTTAAATGGCGCCCATTGTCTTTTCCGCGTGATTTGCCAAACGGATCTAATGACAGACGAACTCTAtttgcttcttcttcctctgTCCGACCTTCTGCACGTTGGCTGTTCCGCCTGAATATCTTGTAAATGGCGAGAGAGAAGTAATGGTTCTCcccaatttttttcttttcttttctttcaactATCTAGCGCGTGCTATTCGGATCCCTCAACCACTACTACAACCTCCATTCCCGAGCGCACATTGTGTTGGCGTTGCGGAATTGCGTTCGGCGGGGCcagagcaaacaaaacaacaacaacaaaaagaaccTAATAAAGAAACTCCCCGCGACTTCTCGCGGTTTGGCGCAAGCTGGCACCAACACTTCGCGCTGGACGGTTTGCACGCATCAGTTGACGAGCGTTTGGACGGCGGAACAGAACGCCAGATAGAAGTTTGGACGGTGTGACGACTCGCCGAAGTTCGGAACAGTGTTTTGTGGAAGGATGACGGCAGTGGGTGGGATGTTTTTGGTGGGACTGGTAATTCTTGCCCTGCTGGCGGACAAACAGAGTGGCGGTGGCGGTCGGGACGGTGCGGGAGTGTCCACTGGAGCGACGGCAAGTATCATCTACACCGGCTATAAGCTACCCTTTCCGCGGCATCGGTTGTTCTACAAATCGGTCGGGGAGCGTAAGATCGGCTCGAACCTGTACGAGGTCAGCACTATCATCCAGGGAGACATTTTGCTGCGGAAGCAGTGCGAGTGTATGCTACGTTACCGGTGTCGTATTCCACGGAGCATCTTCTACCTATCGAGGTAAGTCTGTGGGGCACGGTCTACAAAATCAGTCCCAACTCTGGCAGACGTCGAACGAACATTTAAACCTCCGAGGGCCACACGGATGTCTGGCCAGTGAACGTGATCGTGGCTTGCGTGGTTTAGTATAGTAGTGCTCCAAAAACGACACATGAAGTCATCCAGCGCACAACGGTGCGTATTTATAGCCGCGAGAAGCAAAAGAGCGTATCTCGACCAAAAACAGATAcacaacaaaattaaaaggCGTTCGACAGCGCTCCACGCGCACATTCTTTGGCCACGCATTCGCCCTCTCCAAACTCTCCCCCCTGAGGGGTCTCATAGCGTTCCTATCGCGTCACATTTGTTGATCGTACTAATTGATTCCCGCTATATGTTTGTCCCATCGTACAGTCGCGATTGTCATCACCGGGAAAAAGTGTGCTGCGAGCTGCTGGAGAATGCGTACGAATCGAACAACGACACGGCCGCGGTCAACGATCACCACCAGTTCGTCAGCGACAACGAGATCTAAGATCCGGTGACGGTGCCGACAGAGCGCGAAGGGAGGACAATGTTCCAACTAACCCATATGCTTCTCCCGGTCCACGTCGCCAAAGTCGAGCGAGGAGTTTTTGCTGAGATGCCGCGTCGTCCCGAGGCAGTCCTTCGCGCTGGACTCGTTGTACATCGTCAGCAGGCCCCAGGTCCACTCCTGGTCGGTGTCGATCCAGTTCAGCAGATCTTCCGCCCGCAGTATCACCTTGTCCGAGATTGCCAGCACCTCGTCCTGCGAAGAGAAAGTGAGAACAAACAACCGTTAGTATGTTGTGAAACCGAAACACGTGAtgtacaattatttttaacaagtATACCACAAAAGAAGTGACAATTAATTTAGCGATACAATAGGACTCCTTGTGCGAACGTCTACAATCGTTTTAAAAACGATCATTAACGGATACTTAATTGacgaataaaaatgtattatttATGGTTCAACTACATGGCGGGTTCTCTTAAAATACTAAAGACATTTCCAATTGCACTAAATAATGAGTATAACTTAGaaacaatttataaaattcaaCTGTTCCgcataatatttcaaaaatgtaGTTTGAGGTTCATCtctgctttaagcacctcgTTTTGAAGGCCGTATGCAGCGCCATCTGTGGGCATTTCGTAGAGTCAAGTTTCAAGATGCTTACAGACCCAAGGTTCATACAAACGAGGGCTGGTGTTTTCcgtctgttgttttttccaaaaCCGGAAATTGATTAGGcggaaaatttttattttaaatgataccACAACACTCATAAATCTTATTATTTCGAAGAGTAACAGTATTACCGTTTCTACAACAGTTTCCAGGAGGATTGTATCGAAATTTCATTTTGAAAGCTGAACAAATgcactttttaaattaaagaaaaaaaacctcccatATCAAAACTTTCACTCATAGTTAGGAAAAACATTAGCAAATTAGTATAAGATTCAACAGTTTCAATTAAAGAGTGGATGATGTGCTTTAAACTTCAAAACCATTGCAACCAGATGTCtggaggaaaaacacattccaGGCGTTGCCTATTTTAATCTATTATCAATCAAACTCCGATGCCCCAAGCATCAACACAAAGTTATGCCACTAGAACATAACATAATGCTCGAAAAAAGCtattaaaatacaataaaatagaTCGCAACGCGGGCAGAGATAGGAAAAAGACAAACGAAATGGAGGAAAAGCGAAGGGAAAACTACATGGCAGTGAGGGGAACGGTTTTCCTCAAAGTGAACGTTGCGCCACGGGCAAAGGCAATCCCTTCTTCTTCTCGGCGTCAAGTCAGCAACGTGAGtgggtaaataaaaataaatgcatcTAATTATAGCCAGAAATACAATACGAACTC from Anopheles coustani chromosome 3, idAnoCousDA_361_x.2, whole genome shotgun sequence harbors:
- the LOC131258628 gene encoding uncharacterized protein LOC131258628, with translation MTAVGGMFLVGLVILALLADKQSGGGGRDGAGVSTGATASIIYTGYKLPFPRHRLFYKSVGERKIGSNLYEVSTIIQGDILLRKQCECMLRYRCRIPRSIFYLSSRDCHHREKVCCELLENAYESNNDTAAVNDHHQFVSDNEI